One window of Athalia rosae chromosome 2, iyAthRosa1.1, whole genome shotgun sequence genomic DNA carries:
- the LOC105684037 gene encoding alpha-tocopherol transfer protein-like, which translates to MRLGHTIEDSRAKYPELTDEILEDLKKWTNAKGITDVPVEQLALFSHSCYFDREATLRCMSVYYRMRATVPEFFSNRDPKMEYLQHSLRALQFTALPVPDPNGYRIIFHRLADTRPNQYMFNDGIKLLGMTTDASLYSEGCSPGYIFLFDMRGVKLGHLTRLSISSIRKFFEYLQEGLPVRLKGIHVLNAVWFMDKILSLVRPFMKRELFDMLHLYSGDISEVYERIPQKCLPQDFGGDLDTLENLHEAHSLKLIELRNYFLEEERLFRGGCSGDSKISFPKSQEDDAIPSPNT; encoded by the exons ATGCGTTTGGGACACACCATAGAAGATTCCCGTGCCAAATACCCAGAACTTACCGATGAAATTTTGGAGGATTTGAAGAAATGGACTAACGCCAAAGGAATAACGGATGTCCCAGTGGAACAGTTGGCTCTATTCAGTCATAGCTGTTACTTCGACAGAGAAGCTACCCTTCGTTGCATGAGTGTTTACTACAGAATGAGAGCTACTGTGCCAGAGTTTTTTTCGAATAGGGATCCAAAAATGGAATATTTGCAGCACTCGTTGCGTGCATT gcAATTCACGGCGCTTCCGGTACCTGATCCAAATGGatatagaataatttttcatcgtttggCGGATACACGACCCAATCAGTACATGTTTAATGACGGTATTAAACTTCTCGGAATGACCACTGATGCCAGTCTCTACTCGGAAGGCTGTTCACCGGGATATATATTTCTGTTTGACATGAGGGGTGTAAAACTTGGACACCTTACGAGGCTTTCCATTTCCAGTAtacgaaagtttttcgaatatttacaAGAGGGACTTCCAGTTAGATTGAAAGGAATTCATGTGCTGAACGCTGTCTGGTTTATGGATAAAATTCTTTCTTTAGTGAGGCCGTTCATGAAGCGTGAATTATTTGATATG CTGCACCTTTACAGCGGAGATATTTCAGAGGTATACGAACGCATTCCACAAAAATGCCTTCCGCAGGACTTTGGAGGGGACTTGGACACGCTAGAAAATCTTCATG AGGCTCATTCTTTAAAACTAATCGAActcagaaattattttcttgaaGAGGAAAGGTTGTTCCGTGGAGGGTGCAGCGGTGACTCGAAAATATCATTTCCAAAATCGCAAGAAGATGACGCGATTCCAAGCCCAAATACCTGA
- the LOC105684077 gene encoding endoplasmic reticulum resident protein 29, with the protein MLLYYVVFILSVAGLGQSSDEDCKGCVPLDAHSFDKVISKFKASLVKFDVAFPYGEKHEEFAKVAAATKDSIDLLIAEVGVKDYGKKENSDLAQRYGITKDDYPAVRLFLQGKTEPIPFIQKTDSDFTAENLKRFIRAQSDVYLGLPGCVEQLDRLAEEFKTSQDKERQEILGKAKIFEETLPEEHRKAAQVYVKTMERILERGDVFVQLEQSRLEGLLNGKISKDKKRNMEERRNILQSFAHRDEL; encoded by the exons ATGCTGCTATATTACGTAGTTTTCATTTTGTCTGTTGCGGGGCTGGGTCAGTCCAGCGACGAGGATTGTAAGGGGTGCGTTCCCCTAGACGCTCATTCTTTTGATAAG GtaatttccaaattcaaaGCATCGTTAGTCAAGTTTGATGTAGCTTTTCCATATGGTGAGAAGCACGAAGAATTTGCAAAGGTTGCTGCAGCTACAAAAGATTCTATAGATCTTCTAATAGCTGAAGTTGGCGTAAAAGAttatggaaaaaaggaaaattcagATTTGGCTCAGCGCTATGGTATTACCAAGGATGATTATCCGGCTGTACGACTATTTCTGCAAGGAAAAACTGAGCCTATTCCTTTTATTCAGAAAACTGACTCCGATTTTACggctgaaaatttgaagagatTTATCAGAGCGCAATCAGATGTGTACTTGGGGTTACCAGGATGTGTGGAGCAGCTTGATAGGCTTGCAGAAGAGTTTAAAACAAGCCAAGATAAAGAACGACAG GAAATATTAGGCAAAGCCAAAATATTTGAAGAGACCTTACCTGAGGAACATAGGAAAGCTGCTCAAGTTTACGTGAAGACCATGGAAAGAATACTTGAAAGGGGTGACGTGTTTGTTCAATTGGAACAGTCGAGGCTCGAAGGTTTATTGAATGGAAAGATatcgaaagataaaaaacgaaatatggAAGAGAGACGCAACATCTTACAATCATTTGCACATAGAGATGAACTTTAA
- the LOC105684048 gene encoding ran-specific GTPase-activating protein-like, producing MPENVLNGDHAVDGVPHENEEENVENDVHFDPIISLPIIEVSNNEEDETELIKLRAKLYRYDSGDGLSKWKERGTGEVKLLRHKTKSTVRVVMRRDKTLKICANHFVTPWMELKPNCGSDRAWVWSVLADYADEQLKPELLAIRFANAENATMWKDAFEKAKKIVGSECEIYAGKASIDDQKDDSSSDASYSDVSYCESSDNENLTKESKETKEDRKEGKEPSKQEVPVEGSTENKVDEETKEVAGQLEKLTVQSVDQAKQPRNNDLLLDVWSVWSDILAFDTGIQETANQQYLSILHQ from the exons atgccTGAAAATGTA TTGAACGGAGACCACGCCGTTGATGGAGTGCCGCATGAGAATGAGGaggaaaacgttgaaaatgacGTACATTTTGATCCCATTATATCGTTGCCAATTATCGAAGTGTCAAATAACGAGGAAGATGAAACTGAGTTGATAAAACT GCGAGCGAAACTGTATCGGTATGATTCAGGCGATGGGCTTTCCAAATGGAAGGAAAGAGGCACTGGGGAAGTTAAATTGTTAAGGCACAAGACCAAAAGTACTGTCAGAGTAGTCATGCGTAGAGATAAAACGCTGAAAATATGTGCAAACCATTTTGTTACTCCATGGATGGAACTGAAACCAAATTGTGGCAGTGATCGGGCTTGGGTGTGGAGCGTCTTAGCTGATTATGCTGACGAGCAACTGAAACCAGAATTACTCGCGATCCGATTTGCAAATGCTGAAA ACGCAACCATGTGGAAAGACGCTTTTGAAAAGGCTAAGAAAATAGTGGGATCAGAATGTGAAATCTATGCTGGCAAAGCGAGTATTGATGACCAAAAGGATGACAGTTCTAGCGATGCAAGCTACAGTGATGTTAGCTACTGTGAGAGTAGtgacaatgaaaatttaaccAAGGAAtctaaagaaacgaaagaagatagaaaagagggaaaggaGCCATCCAAGCAAGAGGTTCCGGTGGAAGGATCTACAGAAAACAAAGTAGATGAGGAAACTAAAGAAGTAGCAGGGCAGTTAGAGAAGCTGACAGTTCAAAGCGTTGATCAAGCCAA ACAACCTCGAAATAATGATCTTCTTCTGGATGTATGGAGCGTATGGTCTGACATTCTGGCGTTCGACACAGGAATACAGGAAACGGCTAATCAGCAATACCTTAGTATTTTACACCAGTGA
- the LOC105684029 gene encoding serine/threonine-protein phosphatase alpha-2 isoform, whose amino-acid sequence MAETDKLNIDSIIARLLEVRGARPGKNVQLTEGEIRGLCLKSREIFLSQPILLELEAPLKICGDIHGQYYDLLRLFEYGGFPPESNYLFLGDYVDRGKQSLETICLLLAYKIKYPENFFLLRGNHECASINRIYGFYDECKRRYNIKLWKTFTDCFNCLPVAAIVDEKIFCCHGGLSPDLQSMEQIRRIMRPTDVPDQGLLCDLLWSDPDKDTMGWGENDRGVSFTFGAEVVAKFLHKHDFDLICRAHQVVEDGYEFFAKRQLVTLFSAPNYCGEFDNAGAMMSVDETLMCSFQILKPADKRKFTYGGLNAGRPVTPPRGANNKNKKK is encoded by the exons ATGGCTGAGACCGACAAATTGAATATCGATAGCATCATAGCCCGGCTCTTAGAAG TGCGGGGAGCTCGACCTGGAAAAAATGTCCAGCTGACCGAAGGTGAAATTCGAGGCCTCTGCCTCAAGTCtcgtgaaatatttctatCCCAGCCCATTCTACTGGAATTGGAGGCTCCCCTGAAAATTTGTG GGGACATCCATGGACAGTACTATGACTTGCTGCGGCTCTTTGAATACGGAGGTTTCCCACCAGAGAGCAACTACTTATTTTTGGGTGATTATGTAGACAGGGGGAAGCAATCATTGGAAACGATCTGCCTCCTGCTTGCCTACAAGATCAAGTATcctgagaatttctttttgcttAGAGGAAATCATGAATGTGCATCGATCAACAGGATATATGGCTTTTATGATGAGT GTAAACGTCGATACAACATCAAACTCTGGAAAACGTTTACTGACTGCTTCAACTGCTTACCAGTCGCAGCAATTGTTGATGAGAAGATCTTCTGTTGTCACGGAGGTTTGAGTCCGGATCTCCAAAGCATGGAGCAAATAAGACGCATCATGCGGCCCACTGATGTGCCTGACCAGGGATTACTCTGCGATTTGTTATGGTCAGACCCGGACAAAGATACAATGGGTTGGGGGGAAAACGATCGTGGTGTTTCATTCACTTTTGGTGCTGAAGTTGTTGCCAAATTCTTACATAAACACGATTTTGACCTCATTTGCCGTGCTCATCAG gtggTTGAAGATGGTTACGAGTTCTTTGCTAAACGTCAATTGGTTACATTATTTTCTGCACCAAATTACTGTGGTGAATTTGACAACGCGGGCGCAATGATGTCCGTTGACGAGACTCTGATGTGTAGTTTTCAGATTCTGAAACCAGCCGACAAACGGAAGTTCACTTACGGTGGTCTGAACGCAGGAAGACCTGTCACACCGCCACGAGGTgccaacaacaaaaacaaaaagaagtgA
- the LOC105683209 gene encoding T-box transcription factor TBX10 isoform X1 has product MMQQQHEQQHDVAADCCYQQWATHHHHHHHHLHQHPHQQQHQHQHHHAQLPPVPSPMQQMEGASIVTTTALSTACLQTAGRVKRSRSPTLETTLAQASSAISPSSSSESRNDNNNNNNDTTSTNSTNEDSTTPKRPLHPALSAVGVSLEARPLWEEFHQLGTEMIVTKAGRRMFPTFQCRIFGLDPNTDYLLVMDFVPCDDKRYRYAFHSSAWVVAGRADPVSPPRIHVHPDSPATGGHWMKQPVSFDKLKLTNNQLDDNGHIILNSMHRYQPRCHVVVAPSPPGSAPDPRTENFKTFTFPETRFTAVTAYQNHRITQLKIASNPFAKGFRDCEPDECESPNSGSSQGVQNPAKRPATGSSNVLPNYASVPSVPIGSSISAGISGIPNPEHQFYGASASHWGYPGHQSAHMTSPHHYPAHPHHAHPGAHASSLYGPR; this is encoded by the exons ATGATGCAACAGCAACATGAACAACAGCACGACGTTGCTGCGGACTGTTGCTACCAGCAGTGGGCGacgcatcatcatcatcatcatcatcaccttCATCAGCATCCGCATCAGCAACAGCATCAACATCAACATCATCACGCACAACTACCGCCCGTGCCGTCGCCGATGCAGCAAATGGAAG GTGCGTCGATAGTAACTACGACCGCGTTGTCCACAGCGTGTCTGCAGACAGCCGGAAGGGTAAAAcgttctcgaagtccgacgttGGAAACTACGTTAGCTCAGGCGTCATCGGCGATTTCACCATCGTCATCGAGTGAGTCCAGAAAtgacaataacaacaacaataacgacaCGACGAGCACAAATTCTACCAACGAAGATTCTACCACCCCGAAGAGACCTCTTCATCCCGCTCTTTCCGCCGTCGGAGTCTCTCTGGAGGCGAGACCGCTCTGGGAAGAATTTCACCAACTCGGTACCGAGATGATCGTCACCAAGGCCGGTCGCAGGATGTTCCCCACGTTCCAG TGCAGAATATTCGGGCTGGACCCGAATACGGATTATCTTTTGGTGATGGATTTTGTACCATGCGACGACAAAAGGTACAGATACGCCTTTCACAGCAGCGCATGGGTCGTCGCTGGTCGTGCAGATCCTGTATCACCCCCGAGAATTCATGTTCATCCGGACAGTCCCGCTACCGGGGGTCATTGGATGAAGCAGCCCGTTTCCTTCGATAAATTGAAACTCACCAATAATCAGCTGGACGACAACGGCCAC ATCATCTTGAATTCCATGCATCGTTACCAGCCCCGTTGTCACGTGGTCGTAGCCCCATCCCCTCCAGGTTCAGCGCCTGATCCTagaacggaaaatttcaaaaccttCACCTTCCCTGAAACAAGGTTCACGGCTGTAACGGCCTATCAAAATCATAGAATAACGCAGTTGAAAATTGCGAGCAACCCTTTCGCTAAGGGTTTCAGGGACTGTGAACCTGACGAGTGTGAATCTCCGAATTCCGGTTCTTCTCAAGGCGTACAGAATCCTGCGAAAAGGCCTGCCACTGGGTCTAGCAACGTGTTGCCGAATTATGCCTCCGTCCCTTCTGTCCCGATCGGTTCCAGCATCTCCGCAGGGATTTCCGGTATCCCAAATCCGGAACATCAGTTTTATGGGGCTAGTGCGAGCCACTGGGGATATCCTGGTCACCAATCGGCTCACATGACTTCGCCTCATCATTACCCCGCGCATCCTCATCACGCGCATCCTGGAGCCCACGCTTCTTCGCTTTATGGACCAAGGTAG
- the LOC105683209 gene encoding T-box transcription factor TBX10 isoform X2, with amino-acid sequence MMQQQHEQQHDVAADCCYQQWATHHHHHHHHLHQHPHQQQHQHQHHHAQLPPVPSPMQQMEACLQTAGRVKRSRSPTLETTLAQASSAISPSSSSESRNDNNNNNNDTTSTNSTNEDSTTPKRPLHPALSAVGVSLEARPLWEEFHQLGTEMIVTKAGRRMFPTFQCRIFGLDPNTDYLLVMDFVPCDDKRYRYAFHSSAWVVAGRADPVSPPRIHVHPDSPATGGHWMKQPVSFDKLKLTNNQLDDNGHIILNSMHRYQPRCHVVVAPSPPGSAPDPRTENFKTFTFPETRFTAVTAYQNHRITQLKIASNPFAKGFRDCEPDECESPNSGSSQGVQNPAKRPATGSSNVLPNYASVPSVPIGSSISAGISGIPNPEHQFYGASASHWGYPGHQSAHMTSPHHYPAHPHHAHPGAHASSLYGPR; translated from the exons ATGATGCAACAGCAACATGAACAACAGCACGACGTTGCTGCGGACTGTTGCTACCAGCAGTGGGCGacgcatcatcatcatcatcatcatcaccttCATCAGCATCCGCATCAGCAACAGCATCAACATCAACATCATCACGCACAACTACCGCCCGTGCCGTCGCCGATGCAGCAAATGGAAG CGTGTCTGCAGACAGCCGGAAGGGTAAAAcgttctcgaagtccgacgttGGAAACTACGTTAGCTCAGGCGTCATCGGCGATTTCACCATCGTCATCGAGTGAGTCCAGAAAtgacaataacaacaacaataacgacaCGACGAGCACAAATTCTACCAACGAAGATTCTACCACCCCGAAGAGACCTCTTCATCCCGCTCTTTCCGCCGTCGGAGTCTCTCTGGAGGCGAGACCGCTCTGGGAAGAATTTCACCAACTCGGTACCGAGATGATCGTCACCAAGGCCGGTCGCAGGATGTTCCCCACGTTCCAG TGCAGAATATTCGGGCTGGACCCGAATACGGATTATCTTTTGGTGATGGATTTTGTACCATGCGACGACAAAAGGTACAGATACGCCTTTCACAGCAGCGCATGGGTCGTCGCTGGTCGTGCAGATCCTGTATCACCCCCGAGAATTCATGTTCATCCGGACAGTCCCGCTACCGGGGGTCATTGGATGAAGCAGCCCGTTTCCTTCGATAAATTGAAACTCACCAATAATCAGCTGGACGACAACGGCCAC ATCATCTTGAATTCCATGCATCGTTACCAGCCCCGTTGTCACGTGGTCGTAGCCCCATCCCCTCCAGGTTCAGCGCCTGATCCTagaacggaaaatttcaaaaccttCACCTTCCCTGAAACAAGGTTCACGGCTGTAACGGCCTATCAAAATCATAGAATAACGCAGTTGAAAATTGCGAGCAACCCTTTCGCTAAGGGTTTCAGGGACTGTGAACCTGACGAGTGTGAATCTCCGAATTCCGGTTCTTCTCAAGGCGTACAGAATCCTGCGAAAAGGCCTGCCACTGGGTCTAGCAACGTGTTGCCGAATTATGCCTCCGTCCCTTCTGTCCCGATCGGTTCCAGCATCTCCGCAGGGATTTCCGGTATCCCAAATCCGGAACATCAGTTTTATGGGGCTAGTGCGAGCCACTGGGGATATCCTGGTCACCAATCGGCTCACATGACTTCGCCTCATCATTACCCCGCGCATCCTCATCACGCGCATCCTGGAGCCCACGCTTCTTCGCTTTATGGACCAAGGTAG
- the LOC105683136 gene encoding splicing factor ESS-2 homolog: MGSPMDTPGSQALEAARNIKDLAVFKKPIGVAKRSKGFKGKILDEDTYIAKMAEIIQRDFFPDLEKLHAQNDYLDALEHNNIKRMRELYEKYSSGRPIVERPVSPATFETPLRSGETEESVPTTPKSPEIDVTTNEVETDNKLGLDAYLSSHTSEDNASFEEMMVDAEKKHRLKYSWLYDVEEKSKALAIERNKTAVMSLEGPYEKPKELDGWSYTNKNYIMYVPDGVELTAEEMINLAKRKQEVVHDNTRLRANPFNEQQNKETINELAKTQSKVNDGKIGVDGKEVIRNPTPRVNGFSFVATPSPRPGECDSPLMTWGQIEGTPFRLDGGDTPLLRTSQGPAFRMAEPPKREKIALQLAEKAGERHRDRKSKALEAARRSLASPSPRPLSAMDRLSTMSPAARRLATQKLRLSTTPTPRRIRQARTPSIGVRTPHTPRFNTPGSKSQESDGDQAPMSEGPVLTDNLLNLPTQRQRAADYF, translated from the exons atggGATCTCCGATGGATACCCCGGGTTCTCAAGCCCTGGAAGCAGCGAGAAACATTAAGGATTTAGCTGTTTTCAAGAAACCAATTGGTGTAGCAAAAAGGAGTAAGGGTTTCAAGGGAAAGATCTTGGACGAGGATACTTACATCGCAAAAATGGCTGAGATTATACAGAGAGATTTTTTCCCGGACTTGGAAAAGCTGCATGCCCAGAATGATTATTTGGACGCATTGGAACACAATAACATAAAAAGGATGCGTGAGTTGTATGAAAAGTATAGCTCCGGTAGACCAATCGTAGAGAGACCCGTTAGCCCTGCTACTTTTGAGACACCCTTACGAAGTGGTGAAACAGAGGAATCAGTCCCTACTACACCCAAATCTCCAGAAATAGATGTAACCACCAATGAGGTTGAAACTGACAACAAATTAGGACTCGATGCATATTTATCTTCACATACAAGCGAGGACAATGCTAGTTTTGAAGAAATGATGGtagatgcagaaaaaaaacatagactGAAGTATTCCTGGCTGTAtgacgttgaagaaaaatcaaaggctTTGGCTatcgagagaaataaaactgcTGTGATGTCTTTAGAAGGACCttatgaaaaaccaaaagaactCGATGGCTGGAGTTAcaccaataaaaattatatcatgTATGTACCCGATGGCGTGGAGCTTACTGCTGAGGAAATGATAAACTTGGCCAAACGGAAACAAGAGGTTGTACATGATAACACGAGACTGCGAGCAAATCCCTTCAATGAGCAACAGAATAAAGAAACCATCAATGAGCTAGCAAAAACTCAGTCTAAAGTCAATGATGGAAAGATCGGCGTCGATGGAAAAGAAGTCATTCGAAATCCAACTCCTAGAGTAAATGGTTTCAGTTTTGTTGCCACACCTAGTCCCAGACCTGGTGAATGCGACAGCCCTCTAATGACTTGGGGGCAAATCGAAGGCACCCCTTTCAGATTGGATGGAGGAGATACTCCACTCTTGAGAACCAGCCAAGGTCCAGCTTTTAGAATGGCTGAACCTcctaaaagagagaaaatcgcACTACAACTAGCAGAAAAAGCTGGCGAGAGGCACAGAGACCGAAAAAGCAAAGCTTTAGAAGCTGCCAGAAGATCATTAGCTAG tccATCACCAAGACCGTTATCTGCCATGGATCGTTTGAGCACAATGTCGCCAGCGGCTAGAAGATTAGCAACCCAAAAGCTGCGCCTATCCACAACCCCTACCCCAAGAAGAATTCGACAAGCAAGAACGCCGTCAATAGGTGTAAGGACACCTCATACACCGAGATTCAATACTCCTGGTTCAAAGAGTCAAGAGTCTGACGGAGACCAAGCCCCAATGTCCGAAGGACCTGTGCTTACCGATAATCTGCTTAATCTACCGACTCAAAGGCAGAGAGCTGCTGATTATTTCTAA